One segment of Mycolicibacterium sp. YH-1 DNA contains the following:
- the trxB gene encoding thioredoxin-disulfide reductase encodes MTSTPTIHDVIIIGSGPAGYTAAVYAARAQLKPLVFEGVTFGGALMTTTEVENYPGFKEGITGPELMGEMREQAERFGADLRMEDVDAVSLEGPIKTVTVGDETFQARSVILAMGAAARHLGVPGEEERIGTGVSTCATCDGFFFRDQDIAVIGGGDSAMEEATFLTRFARSVTLIHRRDEFRASRIMLERAQANEKITFLTNTAVTEVEGEPKVTGLRLRNLVTDEESKLAVTGVFVAIGHDPRSELVRGQVDLDDEGYVLVAGRTTATSIDGVFAAGDLVDHTYRQAITAAGSGCSAAIDTERWLADNE; translated from the coding sequence ATGACCTCCACTCCCACGATCCACGACGTAATCATCATTGGATCGGGACCGGCCGGGTACACGGCAGCCGTCTACGCCGCACGCGCACAGCTCAAGCCGCTGGTGTTCGAGGGTGTCACCTTCGGCGGCGCGCTGATGACCACCACGGAGGTGGAGAACTACCCGGGCTTCAAGGAGGGCATCACCGGCCCCGAGCTGATGGGCGAGATGCGGGAACAGGCCGAGCGGTTCGGCGCTGACCTGCGCATGGAGGACGTCGACGCGGTGTCCCTGGAGGGCCCCATCAAGACCGTCACCGTCGGCGACGAGACCTTCCAGGCTCGATCGGTGATCCTGGCGATGGGCGCGGCCGCGCGGCATCTCGGCGTACCTGGCGAGGAAGAGCGCATCGGTACGGGTGTGAGCACATGTGCAACGTGTGATGGCTTCTTCTTCCGCGACCAGGACATCGCCGTGATCGGCGGCGGTGACTCCGCGATGGAGGAGGCCACCTTCCTCACCCGGTTTGCGCGCAGCGTCACTCTGATCCACCGACGTGACGAATTTCGCGCGTCCAGGATCATGCTGGAGCGCGCGCAGGCCAACGAGAAGATCACGTTCCTGACCAACACCGCGGTGACCGAGGTCGAGGGTGAGCCCAAGGTGACCGGTCTGCGCCTGCGCAACCTCGTCACCGATGAGGAGTCCAAGCTGGCGGTCACCGGCGTGTTCGTCGCCATCGGCCACGACCCGCGCTCCGAGCTCGTCCGCGGTCAGGTCGACCTCGATGACGAGGGCTACGTGTTGGTCGCGGGTCGCACCACGGCGACGTCGATCGACGGAGTCTTCGCCGCAGGCGATCTCGTCGACCACACCTACCGTCAGGCGATCACGGCTGCGGGCAGCGGCTGTTCGGCGGCCATCGACACCGAACGCTGGCTTGCCGAC